In the genome of Rhodoplanes sp. Z2-YC6860, one region contains:
- a CDS encoding amidase family protein, with amino-acid sequence MHSTAFKLLEATIADIHAAYQAGTLTARALVQAYLDRIATYDRRGPAINALISLSPTALEEADRLDAAFKASGFVGPLHGIPVIMKDQGDVKGMPTTLGSVLYKDYMPREDAFAVKKLREAGVIFLGKATLGELGGGDTHGSLFGSTRNVYDFERTAGGSSGGSGAAVSANFCTVAVGQEGFASIRRPSIWNGVAGMRPTMGLVSRGGVYGGWPTVNGSLGPMARSVTDLAKLLDCMVGYDPNDPVTGYGIGHEADYSSALDKGALKGARIGILREPMGYHSEPDSDDFKQVTEVFDRAVADLAKAGATVIDPIVIPDLKALLATRARSVADDDTMHELYFKGGDTPYGTRKAALASPLFEKVVNSGHRRWKNADTPEKHHAYMKARETLMINMLKVMADHRLDAIVHKAVEHTPTLIKDGVNPPFVDQKGAPHINTFLMFVPSIVVPAGFTHSDRPAGITFLGRPYDDARMIALAYAYEQATHHRRPPPGLP; translated from the coding sequence ATGCATTCCACAGCCTTCAAACTTCTCGAAGCCACCATCGCCGACATTCACGCCGCCTATCAGGCCGGTACACTGACCGCTCGGGCGCTGGTGCAAGCTTACCTCGACCGCATCGCGACCTATGATCGGCGGGGTCCCGCCATCAACGCGCTGATCTCGCTCAGCCCCACAGCGCTCGAAGAGGCCGACCGGCTCGATGCCGCGTTCAAGGCGTCCGGCTTCGTCGGACCGCTGCACGGCATTCCTGTCATCATGAAGGACCAGGGCGACGTCAAAGGCATGCCGACCACGCTCGGCTCGGTGCTCTACAAGGACTACATGCCGCGCGAAGACGCTTTTGCTGTGAAAAAGCTCCGCGAGGCTGGCGTCATTTTCCTTGGCAAGGCCACGCTCGGCGAACTTGGCGGCGGCGACACCCACGGCTCGCTGTTCGGCTCGACCCGCAATGTCTACGACTTCGAGCGCACCGCGGGCGGCTCATCCGGCGGCTCGGGAGCCGCCGTGTCGGCGAATTTCTGCACCGTCGCAGTCGGGCAGGAAGGCTTTGCTTCGATCCGCAGGCCTTCGATCTGGAACGGCGTCGCCGGCATGCGGCCGACCATGGGCCTCGTCAGCCGCGGTGGCGTCTACGGCGGTTGGCCGACCGTCAACGGTTCGCTCGGCCCGATGGCGCGCAGCGTGACCGACTTGGCAAAGCTCCTCGATTGCATGGTGGGCTACGACCCCAACGATCCGGTCACTGGATATGGCATTGGCCACGAGGCTGACTATTCGAGCGCACTCGACAAGGGCGCACTGAAGGGGGCCCGTATCGGCATCTTGCGCGAGCCGATGGGCTATCACTCCGAGCCCGACAGCGATGATTTCAAGCAGGTGACCGAAGTCTTCGATCGCGCGGTCGCCGATCTTGCCAAGGCCGGTGCGACCGTCATCGATCCGATCGTCATTCCCGATCTCAAGGCCCTGCTCGCAACGCGCGCCCGCAGCGTCGCCGACGACGACACGATGCACGAACTGTACTTCAAGGGCGGCGATACGCCCTACGGTACGCGCAAGGCGGCACTTGCATCACCGCTGTTCGAGAAGGTGGTGAACAGCGGTCATCGCCGCTGGAAGAATGCCGACACGCCCGAGAAGCACCACGCGTATATGAAGGCGCGCGAGACGCTGATGATCAACATGCTCAAGGTCATGGCGGACCATCGCCTCGATGCGATCGTGCATAAGGCGGTGGAGCACACACCGACGCTGATCAAGGATGGTGTGAACCCACCGTTTGTCGACCAGAAGGGCGCGCCGCACATCAACACTTTCCTGATGTTCGTACCGTCCATCGTGGTGCCCGCCGGCTTTACCCATAGCGACCGGCCGGCCGGCATCACCTTCCTCGGCAGGCCCTATGACGACGCGCGAATGATCGCGCTCGCCTATGCTTATGAGCAGGCGACGCATCATCGGCGGCCACCGCCGGGGTTGCCCTGA
- a CDS encoding Bug family tripartite tricarboxylate transporter substrate binding protein yields MAAALTALMFMALATASRADEYPNRTVRVIVPYSAGGTPDILLRVVAQALSEKWGQAVVLENRPGGNTIIGTTAVTRSAPDGYTLLLASDGTYLLNPLFYPSLPYSLKELAPVMLLATAPHMFALTKSAPASNVKEFVDWAKSKPGTIMYGSTGPGSHQRLAMENFARLTGIALVHVPYKGAPEATTAVLTGEVTASFNSVATILPYVTSGNMRTLGVASLTRSPLAPEIPTIAEQGVSGFTSQGSFGLFGPANLQASIRDKIVRDITEVLERPAVRKVLEQRGFVIFGGGPKEFEDFIASQSARWARVIKEANIKGE; encoded by the coding sequence ATGGCAGCAGCGCTAACGGCGCTCATGTTCATGGCGCTCGCAACCGCAAGCCGCGCGGACGAATATCCGAACCGTACCGTGCGCGTCATCGTGCCCTATTCGGCGGGCGGCACGCCCGACATCCTGCTTCGGGTCGTGGCGCAAGCGCTGTCCGAGAAATGGGGCCAGGCGGTCGTGCTCGAAAATCGGCCCGGCGGCAACACCATCATCGGCACCACGGCCGTGACGCGAAGCGCACCCGACGGCTACACGCTGCTGCTGGCGTCGGACGGCACCTACCTTCTTAATCCGCTGTTCTATCCGTCGTTGCCCTATTCGCTGAAAGAACTGGCGCCGGTCATGCTGCTGGCGACAGCGCCGCACATGTTTGCGTTGACCAAGTCCGCGCCGGCCAGCAACGTCAAGGAGTTTGTGGACTGGGCGAAGTCCAAACCCGGCACCATCATGTACGGCTCGACCGGGCCGGGCAGCCACCAGCGCCTCGCGATGGAAAACTTCGCGCGGCTGACCGGGATCGCGCTCGTGCATGTGCCCTACAAGGGTGCCCCGGAGGCGACGACTGCGGTGCTCACCGGCGAGGTCACGGCATCGTTCAACAGCGTCGCGACGATCCTGCCCTATGTGACTTCCGGCAACATGCGGACACTTGGCGTCGCGTCGCTGACGCGTTCGCCGCTCGCGCCGGAGATTCCGACCATTGCGGAGCAAGGCGTATCCGGCTTCACCTCGCAAGGCTCGTTCGGCCTGTTCGGACCCGCGAACCTGCAAGCCTCGATCCGCGACAAGATCGTGCGCGACATCACGGAAGTCCTGGAACGGCCGGCCGTCCGGAAGGTGCTGGAGCAGCGCGGCTTCGTGATCTTCGGCGGCGGGCCGAAAGAGTTCGAAGACTTCATCGCGAGCCAGTCCGCGCGCTGGGCCCGCGTCATCAAAGAAGCCAATATCAAGGGCGAGTGA
- a CDS encoding thiamine pyrophosphate-binding protein yields the protein MTDDPSSRYAGETPINLPENRRDAEYYSDAFVEFLGRLDVDYVFLLPGSSFRGLHDSLVNFGRNHKPKLIMGIHEQAVIAMAHGYAKATGKLGVCMIHNLVGLMNGSMAVYNAFADQVPLMVIGGSGPLDPAERRWVDWLHCANPQSEIVKSYVKWSDDPVTGQATLDALARGAKIAMTQPAGPVYVTADCGVQEQKIAGSLHMPDQRRWQAGPPVAANPQALAKAAELLLNAKLPLIVGGRLGLNPASTAVLTELVELTGAAYQDDLAMIAFPTGHPQNLSGERKLVHEADVVLAIDCRDLASLLNGYTNDRTEVAQGRDKAGRTVIDLSLNGMAPTSWSYLSSSQAPIDVQLSADPLFGTQQLTDAVRQKLQSNDALQASVKSRKAIIAERHNALRTRQRETAKKDWNSRPITPARLVSEIHDAVKHKKWQLAVRNQASFPEGVWQFAGAGDYLGHNGGGGVGYGPGAAVGAAIAARDAGRFCVAIFGDGDYAMYASAIWTAVHYRAPMLCVINNNNTWGNDERHQIEVAKDRNRPRENAWIGQRMVDPAIDHATNARSYGAWAAGPVTEPDELSKVLLEAVKQVESGRVAVLDVHTRL from the coding sequence ATGACTGACGATCCATCCAGCCGCTATGCCGGCGAAACGCCCATCAACCTTCCGGAAAACCGTCGCGACGCGGAATACTATTCGGACGCCTTTGTCGAATTCCTCGGCCGCCTCGACGTCGACTACGTCTTCCTGCTGCCAGGATCGAGCTTTCGCGGGCTGCACGACTCGCTCGTCAACTTCGGCCGCAATCACAAACCCAAGCTGATCATGGGCATCCACGAGCAGGCCGTGATCGCGATGGCGCACGGCTATGCCAAGGCGACCGGCAAGCTCGGCGTCTGCATGATCCACAATCTCGTCGGCCTGATGAATGGCTCGATGGCGGTCTACAACGCCTTCGCCGACCAGGTGCCGCTGATGGTAATCGGCGGCAGCGGCCCGCTCGATCCCGCCGAACGGCGCTGGGTCGACTGGCTGCATTGCGCCAATCCGCAAAGCGAGATCGTGAAGTCCTATGTGAAGTGGTCGGACGACCCGGTCACCGGACAGGCGACGCTCGACGCGCTGGCGCGTGGCGCGAAGATCGCGATGACGCAGCCGGCCGGACCGGTCTACGTCACCGCCGACTGTGGCGTGCAGGAACAGAAGATCGCGGGCTCCCTTCACATGCCCGACCAACGACGCTGGCAGGCCGGACCGCCGGTCGCGGCCAATCCGCAGGCGCTGGCGAAGGCCGCCGAGCTGCTGCTAAACGCCAAACTGCCGCTCATCGTCGGCGGGCGGCTCGGACTGAACCCGGCCAGCACCGCAGTCCTGACAGAACTCGTCGAACTCACCGGCGCGGCCTATCAGGACGATCTCGCGATGATCGCGTTCCCAACGGGCCATCCGCAGAACCTCAGCGGCGAACGGAAGCTGGTGCACGAAGCTGACGTTGTTCTCGCCATCGACTGTCGCGACCTCGCAAGCCTCCTAAACGGCTACACCAACGATCGGACCGAAGTGGCGCAAGGCCGCGACAAAGCCGGCCGCACGGTGATCGACCTGTCGCTGAACGGCATGGCGCCGACCTCGTGGTCCTATCTTTCCAGCTCGCAAGCGCCGATCGACGTTCAGCTCAGCGCCGATCCGCTGTTCGGGACCCAGCAGCTGACCGATGCGGTCCGGCAGAAGCTGCAATCCAATGATGCCTTGCAAGCCAGCGTCAAATCGCGGAAAGCCATCATTGCCGAACGCCACAACGCTTTGCGCACCCGGCAGCGTGAGACCGCGAAGAAGGACTGGAACAGCAGGCCGATCACACCGGCTCGGCTGGTTTCCGAGATCCACGACGCCGTCAAACACAAGAAGTGGCAGCTTGCCGTCCGCAACCAGGCGAGCTTTCCGGAAGGCGTCTGGCAGTTCGCGGGTGCCGGCGACTACCTCGGCCACAATGGCGGCGGCGGTGTCGGTTACGGCCCGGGCGCAGCCGTCGGCGCTGCCATCGCGGCGCGCGATGCCGGCCGGTTCTGCGTCGCGATCTTCGGCGACGGCGATTACGCGATGTATGCCAGCGCCATCTGGACCGCGGTCCACTACCGCGCGCCGATGCTGTGCGTGATCAACAACAACAACACCTGGGGCAATGACGAACGCCACCAGATCGAGGTGGCCAAGGACCGCAACCGCCCGCGCGAGAACGCCTGGATCGGGCAGCGCATGGTCGATCCGGCGATCGACCATGCCACCAACGCGCGAAGCTACGGCGCCTGGGCCGCAGGTCCGGTGACCGAGCCGGACGAGCTGTCAAAGGTGCTCCTAGAAGCGGTCAAACAGGTCGAGAGCGGTCGGGTCGCAGTGCTAGACGTCCACACCAGGCTTTGA
- a CDS encoding CAP domain-containing protein, translating to MSLVRISVVAIVAVLTTMTHAQAKSDCALMQQLAQEHSNDMARRDSMDHSGFSERAAKGARAENVAAGNSTKEATMAQWRASPGHAANMRLPGCKAVAHAVSRSGQHYWTMEIGRSPAELAGRSRSRGMRVMSFPIPTW from the coding sequence ATGAGTCTTGTGCGCATATCCGTCGTTGCAATCGTGGCCGTCCTGACCACGATGACGCACGCCCAGGCGAAATCCGATTGCGCGCTGATGCAGCAGCTCGCTCAGGAACACTCAAACGACATGGCGCGCCGAGACAGCATGGACCATTCGGGTTTCTCCGAACGGGCGGCGAAGGGAGCGCGCGCTGAGAACGTCGCCGCAGGGAACAGCACCAAGGAAGCAACGATGGCTCAATGGCGGGCCTCGCCCGGGCACGCGGCGAATATGCGCCTGCCGGGATGCAAGGCCGTCGCGCACGCCGTGTCGCGGTCGGGGCAGCATTACTGGACGATGGAAATCGGACGCTCCCCGGCGGAGCTCGCCGGCAGAAGCCGGTCGCGCGGAATGCGGGTGATGTCGTTCCCTATTCCGACGTGGTGA
- a CDS encoding YbjQ family protein, whose translation MIVTTTNDVAGYRITRHLGVVRGITVRSRSVIGNIGAGIQSLFGGNISIYTSLAEKAREEAFNLMVEHAASAGANAIVAMRYDANEITDGITEVLAYGSAVVVEPA comes from the coding sequence ATGATCGTCACCACCACCAATGACGTCGCAGGCTACCGCATCACTCGGCATCTCGGCGTGGTGCGCGGCATCACGGTGCGTTCGCGCAGCGTGATCGGCAACATCGGCGCCGGCATCCAGTCGCTGTTCGGCGGCAACATTTCGATCTACACGAGCCTTGCCGAGAAGGCCCGCGAGGAAGCCTTCAACCTGATGGTCGAGCACGCAGCCTCCGCCGGCGCCAACGCCATCGTCGCCATGCGGTATGATGCCAATGAGATCACCGACGGCATCACCGAGGTGCTGGCTTATGGCTCGGCGGTGGTCGTCGAGCCAGCCTGA
- a CDS encoding cupin domain-containing protein, which yields MEAAQNEVQQAFTAKMQAKHITPLWTIANRIVMREPTPKIPSVFWNYQRDIRPYILEAADIITAAEAHRRVLVLNNPELKHGATHTLTCAIQAIKGGEIAPAHRHSQAALRFVIEGEGAYTAVNGERIYMHQGDFIVTPAWTWHDHGKESDGIMIWLDGLDVPLVNHLGATFSDDYEGDGHFPQSRPPHDSFSRYGSGMLPLAPITQRSSPVFAYPYERTRAALENLRKANDWDACHGLKLKFANPATGDWVMPTIATFAQLLPKGFKTAPYRSTEATVVMAAEGTGKATVGEQTYTLGKNDIFVVPNWTWWQVEASDDLVLLSYSDRAALEKLDLWREQRANEPLQL from the coding sequence ATGGAAGCCGCGCAGAACGAGGTTCAGCAAGCCTTCACGGCCAAGATGCAGGCCAAGCACATCACGCCGCTCTGGACCATCGCCAACCGGATCGTGATGCGGGAACCGACGCCGAAGATTCCGTCGGTGTTCTGGAACTATCAGCGCGACATCCGGCCCTACATCCTCGAAGCGGCCGACATCATCACCGCGGCCGAGGCGCATCGCCGCGTGCTGGTGCTGAACAATCCGGAACTCAAACACGGCGCCACCCACACGCTCACCTGCGCCATCCAGGCAATCAAGGGCGGCGAGATCGCGCCCGCGCACCGCCACTCGCAGGCGGCGCTCCGCTTCGTCATCGAAGGCGAGGGCGCCTACACGGCGGTGAACGGCGAGCGCATCTACATGCACCAGGGCGATTTCATCGTGACGCCGGCCTGGACGTGGCACGACCACGGCAAAGAGTCCGACGGCATCATGATCTGGCTCGACGGCCTCGACGTGCCTCTGGTCAATCATCTCGGCGCGACCTTCTCGGACGACTATGAAGGCGACGGCCATTTCCCGCAGTCGCGGCCGCCGCATGACTCGTTCTCGCGTTATGGCTCCGGCATGCTGCCGCTCGCGCCGATCACGCAGCGCTCCTCGCCGGTGTTCGCCTATCCGTACGAGCGCACCCGTGCGGCCCTCGAGAATTTGCGCAAGGCCAACGACTGGGACGCCTGCCACGGGTTGAAACTCAAGTTCGCGAACCCTGCAACGGGCGACTGGGTGATGCCGACGATCGCGACCTTCGCGCAACTTTTGCCCAAGGGCTTCAAAACCGCGCCGTACCGCTCGACCGAGGCCACGGTGGTGATGGCTGCCGAAGGGACCGGCAAGGCCACGGTTGGCGAGCAGACCTATACGCTCGGCAAGAACGACATCTTCGTGGTGCCGAACTGGACCTGGTGGCAGGTCGAAGCGAGCGACGATCTTGTGCTGCTCAGCTACTCGGACCGCGCGGCGCTGGAAAAGCTCGATCTGTGGCGCGAGCAGCGCGCCAATGAACCGCTGCAGCTTTAA
- a CDS encoding organic hydroperoxide resistance protein → MSTQAGKVIYTAKTHTVGGREGASRSSDGRLDVRLSLPGAPGNGTNPEQLFAAGWSACFEGALGVVAKQMKVALPADTAIDAEVDLHAGDGGYSLSARLNISLPGLERSVAQALAEAAHQTCPYSKATRGNIDVTLNIV, encoded by the coding sequence ATGAGCACGCAAGCTGGAAAAGTAATCTACACCGCGAAGACCCACACTGTCGGCGGCCGCGAAGGTGCGTCCCGCAGTTCGGACGGCCGCCTCGACGTCAGGCTTTCGCTCCCGGGTGCGCCCGGCAACGGCACCAACCCGGAGCAGTTGTTCGCGGCCGGCTGGTCGGCCTGCTTCGAAGGTGCGCTCGGCGTGGTGGCCAAGCAGATGAAGGTCGCATTGCCGGCCGACACCGCGATCGACGCGGAGGTCGATCTTCATGCCGGCGACGGCGGCTATTCGCTGAGCGCCCGACTTAACATCAGCCTGCCGGGGTTGGAGCGCTCAGTGGCGCAGGCGCTGGCCGAGGCCGCGCATCAGACTTGCCCCTATTCCAAGGCGACGCGCGGTAATATTGACGTGACGCTCAACATCGTCTGA
- a CDS encoding MarR family winged helix-turn-helix transcriptional regulator gives MATQKIQAAPDDIPNLDDFLCFAVYSANLAFNRVYKPVLDKLDLTYPQYLVLVVLYEEDNQTVGGLGEKLFLDSSTLTPLLKRMEATGHIIRQRNPEDERQVRIRLTPRGKAAREKVACTRGGMHKATGMPTSRFRQLRDELVTLRDNLNKAASGKA, from the coding sequence ATGGCAACGCAGAAGATTCAGGCCGCCCCGGACGACATCCCGAACCTCGACGATTTCCTGTGCTTTGCGGTCTACTCGGCCAATCTCGCCTTCAACCGGGTCTACAAGCCCGTGCTCGACAAGTTGGACCTGACCTATCCGCAATACCTCGTGCTGGTCGTGCTCTATGAGGAGGACAATCAGACGGTCGGCGGCCTCGGCGAGAAGCTGTTCCTCGATTCCAGCACGCTCACACCCCTGCTCAAACGGATGGAGGCGACGGGCCACATCATCCGGCAGCGCAATCCGGAAGACGAGCGCCAGGTGCGCATCCGCCTGACCCCGCGCGGCAAGGCGGCACGCGAAAAGGTCGCCTGCACCCGCGGCGGCATGCACAAGGCCACGGGCATGCCGACGTCGCGCTTCCGCCAGCTTCGCGATGAACTCGTGACGCTGCGCGACAACCTCAACAAGGCTGCATCGGGAAAGGCCTAG
- a CDS encoding winged helix-turn-helix domain-containing protein, translating into MSRTRNPHPLTKAQARRIWLGAQRLTESAPFGAGPDATRAAIEHLGYVQIDTINVIERSHHHILWSRIPAYRRGDLHQAQSIDKSVFEYWTHALSYVPVRDFRFFLPAMRRHRREGHKWLTAVKSADMRKVMRLLRNSGALTIRDIDDDVLVDKSHPWASRKPSKRALQLGFYTGVLTISEREGMLKTYELMERHFGWANLPKPATAAEVTSYRLDRALRAQGVVSLDSVCYMDAPGKAATRRLIERQVRRGELIPIALEGAGKQEHWAAPAAIEARALNTELVHILSPFDPLIIQRKRTHLFFDYEHRFEAYLPKGKRVFGYFALPVLVGDAIVAAIDLKTDRQNGKILMQKWNWIGKSPRRAVKPKIEEALHRFERFQLAQ; encoded by the coding sequence ATGTCCCGCACACGGAACCCACATCCGCTGACCAAGGCCCAGGCCAGGCGCATCTGGCTTGGCGCCCAGCGGTTGACCGAGTCTGCGCCCTTTGGCGCCGGACCCGATGCGACCCGCGCCGCGATCGAGCATCTCGGCTATGTGCAGATCGATACGATCAACGTCATCGAGCGCTCGCATCATCACATTCTATGGTCGCGTATCCCGGCCTACAGGCGCGGGGATCTGCATCAGGCCCAGAGCATCGACAAGAGCGTGTTCGAATACTGGACGCACGCTTTGTCCTACGTGCCGGTTCGCGATTTCCGGTTCTTCCTGCCGGCGATGCGACGCCACCGGCGCGAGGGTCACAAGTGGCTCACCGCGGTCAAAAGCGCCGACATGCGCAAGGTGATGAGGCTCCTCCGAAACAGCGGCGCGCTGACCATCCGCGACATCGACGACGATGTGCTGGTCGACAAGTCGCACCCATGGGCGAGCCGCAAGCCGTCGAAGCGCGCGCTGCAACTCGGCTTCTACACCGGCGTTCTCACCATTAGTGAGCGCGAGGGGATGCTCAAGACCTACGAGTTGATGGAGAGGCATTTCGGCTGGGCCAATCTGCCGAAGCCTGCAACAGCCGCGGAGGTGACGAGCTATCGGCTCGACCGCGCGTTGCGCGCGCAAGGCGTCGTGAGCCTCGACTCGGTCTGCTACATGGACGCGCCGGGCAAGGCCGCGACGCGGCGATTGATCGAACGGCAGGTCCGCCGCGGCGAGCTCATCCCGATCGCGCTGGAAGGTGCGGGCAAACAGGAGCATTGGGCGGCACCTGCGGCGATCGAAGCACGGGCGCTGAACACCGAGCTTGTCCACATCCTGTCGCCGTTCGATCCCCTGATCATCCAGCGCAAGCGCACGCATCTGTTCTTCGACTACGAGCACCGTTTCGAAGCTTACCTGCCGAAAGGGAAGCGGGTGTTCGGCTATTTCGCCCTGCCGGTGCTGGTCGGCGACGCGATTGTCGCAGCGATTGATCTGAAGACCGACCGCCAGAACGGGAAGATCCTGATGCAGAAATGGAACTGGATCGGCAAAAGTCCGCGCCGCGCGGTGAAGCCGAAAATCGAAGAAGCGCTGCACCGCTTCGAGCGGTTCCAGCTCGCGCAATGA
- a CDS encoding (2Fe-2S)-binding protein, whose amino-acid sequence MATTIKVNGQSHTVDVDDDTPLLWVLRDVLGMTGTKFGCGMALCGACTVHVDGQAVRSCITTIDTVGTSEITTIEAVGRTPAGQAIQKAWVDLEVPQCGYCQSGQIMSAAALLASTPKPTDGDIDNAMSGNICRCGTYTRIRDGIKQAAVASGRQGG is encoded by the coding sequence ATGGCAACCACCATCAAAGTGAACGGACAAAGCCACACCGTGGATGTCGATGACGACACGCCGTTGCTCTGGGTGCTGCGCGACGTGCTCGGTATGACCGGCACCAAGTTCGGCTGCGGCATGGCGCTGTGCGGCGCGTGCACGGTGCATGTCGACGGCCAGGCGGTGCGTTCGTGCATCACCACCATCGACACCGTCGGCACCTCGGAGATCACCACCATCGAGGCGGTGGGCCGCACGCCGGCGGGCCAGGCGATCCAGAAGGCCTGGGTCGACCTCGAAGTACCTCAATGTGGCTACTGCCAGTCCGGCCAGATCATGTCGGCCGCGGCGCTCCTCGCCAGCACGCCGAAGCCGACCGACGGGGACATCGACAACGCCATGTCCGGCAACATCTGTCGCTGCGGCACCTACACGCGCATCCGCGACGGCATCAAGCAAGCGGCTGTGGCCTCCGGACGGCAGGGAGGCTGA
- a CDS encoding ADP-ribosylglycohydrolase family protein: MGALVGLAIGDALGATLEGSQRDAAPPVSDIVGGGPFELRPGEWTDDTALALCVADSIMACQGLDQDDLLRRFSRWRRYGDNSCTGSCVGIGNTTSEAIRRFEKTENQISDLTDPEFAGNGSLMRLAPVAMYWHRERADALKAARDQSLTTHSTPVAVEACAYFADVLLDAIEAQPKEHVLRPRQWPANRDIDAIARGSWIGKQRADIQSSGYVVHTLEAALWSVWQTDNFRDAVVLAANLGDDADTVAAVTGQLAGAVWGVSDIPRMWIERLAWQQRIRKLAAALFHGRNPTMSEERRRTLPR; the protein is encoded by the coding sequence GTGGGCGCGCTGGTGGGACTGGCGATCGGCGACGCGCTCGGCGCGACGCTCGAGGGCTCCCAGCGCGACGCCGCGCCGCCGGTTTCCGATATTGTCGGCGGCGGTCCGTTCGAGCTGCGGCCTGGCGAGTGGACCGACGACACCGCGCTGGCGCTTTGTGTTGCCGATTCGATCATGGCCTGTCAGGGCCTCGACCAGGACGACCTGCTGCGGCGCTTCAGCCGCTGGCGCCGCTACGGCGACAACTCCTGCACCGGTTCGTGTGTCGGCATCGGCAACACCACCTCGGAGGCGATCCGGCGTTTCGAAAAGACCGAAAACCAGATCTCCGACCTGACCGATCCCGAATTCGCCGGCAACGGCTCGCTGATGCGGCTAGCGCCGGTCGCGATGTACTGGCATCGCGAGCGCGCCGACGCGCTGAAGGCGGCGCGAGACCAGAGCCTCACCACCCATAGCACGCCGGTCGCGGTCGAGGCCTGCGCCTATTTCGCCGATGTGCTGCTTGACGCCATCGAGGCACAGCCGAAGGAGCATGTACTGCGGCCCCGGCAATGGCCGGCGAACCGGGACATCGATGCGATCGCGCGCGGCTCCTGGATCGGCAAGCAGCGCGCCGACATCCAGTCCTCAGGCTATGTGGTCCACACGCTCGAAGCCGCACTATGGTCGGTGTGGCAGACCGACAATTTTCGCGACGCCGTGGTGCTCGCCGCCAATCTCGGCGACGATGCCGACACCGTCGCGGCCGTGACCGGGCAGCTCGCCGGCGCGGTCTGGGGCGTGTCCGACATTCCCAGGATGTGGATCGAGCGGCTTGCCTGGCAGCAGCGCATCCGCAAGCTTGCCGCTGCGCTGTTCCACGGGCGGAATCCGACGATGAGCGAGGAGCGGCGCCGGACACTTCCCCGGTAG